AAGAATTTGGACTGCCCCCAAACAACAGTGGCAAAGGCGAGCAAGGCGCCGCCTGGGAGGGCGAAGCAATTCGGCAAGCAGCTACCCGAAAGGTCGTGGGGCAGAGGAGAGAAGCCAGCCCAGTCCCCTACCCCGAGTCCGGCGCATTTTTGTAGGCCCCGGAGACTTTTTTTGGATGCAAAAGCGATTTGGGTTTTTTCAGCAACTCTCAGTTATTGGGAGGGGAcacctgggggaggggggcaaggaTAACTAATAGGTGCAAACGGTCCAGTTCAGCTTCAGAGGCCGTCGCACGCGCACGCacacttccacttccacgcacagGCACACGCATGCATACAAGGTCTCCACGGGCAGCAGACACTGCGCTTTGGTGCCCCCCTCTACCGAGGGAGAAGAAAGGGACGGCGCACCGGAGAAGGGCGCCCGGTGgcgagaggaggggagggagggggacgagGCCGTGGGGTGGCTGGAGAGATCCAGGGAAACGCCCCGTGTCCAGCCATGTTCCCCTCCCCCTCATTTACACGTGCCAGCCAGACCGAACCCGgcacgacccccccccccacagttccTCCGAGAGAAGTGGCGCAGCCGCCGCTTCCCCACTCCTTCTAAGCCGCTTAGGATCAAGACGATCCGGCGGAAAGTTCAAGCCTCCCTCCACCAGCAGCTCGCCGGTGGCGACGGGAAGCAGGCGCGCCAAGGCACCCCTTCAAGCGGGAGCCGGAGCAGGAGCGGGCCAGCAGCCGCTCCTGATGCGCGGGTTTTGCGCACGGTCGCAACCAAAGGCAGCCTGGCTCGGGAGGCACTGGGACGCGgcggggcggcgggggcggcgtcACGCGCAGGTGGTGACCGCGGGCGCCAGCGCAGAGACCGCGGGCGAGCCGGCGGGCCCGCCAAGGCCGGCGGCCGCGGAGGAAGAGGATCCCTTGTCGgccttcttctccttctgcttGAGGTGGATTTTGGCGTGCCTCTTGCGCTCGTCGCTGCGCGCGAACTTGCGCCCGCAGAACTCGCAGGCGAAGGGCTTCTCGCCGGTGTGCGTGCGGATGTGGGTGGTGAGGTGGTCGCTGCGGCTGAAGCTGCGCATGCAGATGCGGCACTGGAAGGGCTTGTGGCCCGTGTGGATGCGCAGGTGCCGCGTGAGCTCGTCGGAGCGCGAGAAGCGCCGGTCGCAGCCCTCGGCCGGGCAGGCGTGCGGCCGCTCGTGCAGCGGCGTCTTGCTGGGCCGGTTGGGGTACTTGCGCGGCCGGATGGGCTTAAGAGTGAGCGGCGGCTGCTGCTGGAGGCTGCCGAAGCCCGGGTGGATCTGCTTGTCCTTGAAGGCTTTGATGGTCTCCAGGGGGGTGATGGGGGGCGGGTTGACCCGGATCGGGTCCAGGTTCTGGAAAGGTTTGTGCTCGGGGAGGCTGCCCAGGTCGTTGGGGTGCCCGTGGTAGAGGTTGTAGTCCGGAATCATGGGGAAGAGGTTCCCGTCCAGGCTGCTGGTGGGCTTGGCTCCTTGGTAGTCCTGCGCCGGGTAGGCCAGGCCGGCGGCGTTGCCCTGCGGGTCGTGGAAGGGTACCGGGTCTCCCGGGTAAAGGTCGCCGCAGGTGGAGTAAGGGGGCAGCGCCGGGTACATGCCGTCCACCTCGGCCTGGCTCTGTGCTTGCACCATGCTGCCCGTCGAGGCCTGCGCGCTGGAGGAGGGCGGCGGCACCCCGAGGATGCCGGCGCTCATCAGGCTGATGATGTTGTCCTGGCACCAGTTGGACGGCGAGTCGAAGGCGAACTTGCCCAGGTAGGTCACCGTCTTGTTGCCCCCGGGAGCGGGCTGGAAGGAGCCCGAGTAGGAGGACAAGTCCTGGCCGGGCTTGTCGCTGGCTAAGCCAATATCCATAACATTATCTGCGGAGGGCGAGAGGAGGGAGGCGGGGAGggcgagagagagagacaagGTGAGCCATTGGCGGCCAGAAGAACGGGGGACCCTCCTGGCGAGGGAACGgggcggggagggaggggagcGAAGGAGGGGAGGGTCCGCGCGGGCAGCTGCCGAGGGCCCTCGCTTTGCCCGGAAGCCTCGCACCCCCTCCCCGACCCTGACCGGCCACTCGCGAAGCCGCGGCAGAAGCTGGACGGCGCCCCGAGCGCCGGACTTGCCCGCGAGAAGAGCAGGAAAGGCGCCGGCGTCAGGAGGCCGCGGAAGGCGGAGCCCTCGCGCTggaaagcagggagggggaggattTAGGCTTAACTTGCTTGCGGACGGACTCAAAGACAGACACAGAAATATACTCGGGGGAGGGAGGGCACGCACGCACCCCCTTTCCAAGGTCTGTCCAGGGCCAGGGTGCTGGATCTGCCAAGCAGCCCGGGTTGTCCTTcaagcgcgcgcgcgcgcgctctcGCTCGCTCTCCAGACGTAAAGATAAGACACGCAGACACGGAGACAATGCTAGGAAGAAATCTACAAGTAGCGCTCGCGCagtcctacacacacacacacgtgtagaTGACCCAACGAGACAGGCAGACACGCGCGAGAGAGTAGCTCAGCACCCACACCCCGAAAACCGCCGCGTCCTCTGCACAGGCCGATCTACGGAGCTCTAGAAGGGGCGCGCCTCGGTCCGGGCCGCCTCCTTGGTCAGAGCCGAGGAAGGCCGTCTCGCAACCCACTTTGGGAATGGCTGCCGTTGCGAGGCGCTGGGCAAGGGAGGCCAACTGGTGCCCAAAGTGGCCGGTCCAGCGAGAATCCGTAAGAACTGCGTGGCGGAGGGCGGGGAGCCGGAGTGCAGGTTGCAGGTACCTGAAGTTACAGATCGACTCAGGCTGCCGAGAGCGAACTGCTctgtcggtctgtctgtctgtctttctctctgcttGTCTCCAGGCGCTTCCCACCCCACCGACACGGTCGGGGACCTCCAACAGAGCTTTACAAACTTGCCGTGATTTCTGCGTCGAGCCCAGTTATGAAAATtagaagggggggaggggaggctgtTTTTTGTGCTTGCTTTTCCCCCTCCCGGAGCACTGGTGGAGAAAGGATTTAGGAGGGGGGAGGTGGAGGGGGGATGGCTGATCAAAGCAAGGGAGGATGCGGTGGAGGTGGGGCAAGGCAGAAACGAACCGAACCAGGTCTGTTGCAGCTTAGGAGAAAAAGGGAGTCCCTGAACCTGACCTCTCGGCTACCCCTCCTCGCGGATCCCCCCTTCTCTTCCCGAGAGGCGTCCGAAAGGAAGCCTGTCGATTTCAGCCGTGGCCAAGTGCTTCTGCACGGGAAGAGGAAAGCCGGGCGAGGCGGGGACGAAGCACCCTTCCCCACCTTCTGCCTCCCCGGCCTCCTCGCTGCTCCTCCGCCCGCCCCGCGCAGCCACCTCTCCGCCTCTAGGAGCCCTCGCCTGCCCAAGCCTTTTCCCCAATTTCAGGGAACAGAAGGTCGCCTTCACGCACTCCCCCGCCCTCCTGATTCCGACAAGATGGATGTGTCggtaaagaggaagaagaatgagaGGGGTGgcgtgtgtgttgggggggataTGCCCGCGCAGCGATGGCAGCTTGTGCCACAGATAAGCCACAGCACATGGAAAGGAAGaaacacacacgcgcacacacacgtATACAAGAATGGAAGCGCGCAGGAAAGGGTACGCCGCGGGAGAAGGGACCCTTCTTCCCACGGCCGGAGGCGCACTGACAGCAGACGCGTGGCCAGCCCAGGGAGGCCTCTGAAAGGCAGCGTCCTAGTCCGGGGCCAGGGCGGGAAACGGGGCTGACAAGGGCCCCTCTCTCGCCCGCCTCCAGCAGCTGCCCCCACCCCCGTACCTTCCAATTTTTGCCCACCCGGCGCCTCCGACCGCTCTCTTTGCGCCGAAGAGAGGCAGCTGCACAGTCTGAGCCCCGGCCTCCCAGTCCGCGAAAGCTCCCTCGCCTCCCCGACTCCCCCACCGCACACACAcgtctccccctccctccctcgcagccgccctcccctccccctccctctccccctccccaagccTCGCCTCTCTTCCTGCCTCGCTTACCTGTCGCCATCTGGTTATTGTAGTGAGCCACCGCTGCCTCGCCGTTGCCGGAGAAAAGGTTCAGAGAGTTCGGGATCTCCTCCGGGTACAAATTATCAGGCAACTGGTTCATCAAAGTGTTCATGGTCCCTGGCAGCTTCTCCACGAGTTTGCCTGTCATagcactggaggaggaggaggaggaggaggaggagagaccgcagcagctgctgccgccgccgccgctgcgcCACCGGAGGGTTCAAAGTGGCTCCGAGCGCCGTTCCCGACGAGGCGACATCCGAATGGCAAATCCGTGCGAAGGAGATCATGCGAGAGAAAAGTTGCGGCGATGgggagggtgggggaagagggaggggaaagggggaagggaaggcgGCGTGCGGACGGGGGGGGCGGTCGCCGGAGGAAGGTGGGTGGGGGGTCGGTGGGGGCGCGCAATCCTCGGTGGATCCCTGAAGGTGTTTCCTGGATGGCGTCGGAGGAGGGGGGAGGACAAGCCGTTCTGCGTTGCAGATGTGAGTGTAGAAGATGGTGGGAGCTCTTAATCCCTCCCCGCCCCCCgttctcctccctccccagccTCGCTCCGCTCCCTTCGTTCCTCCGTCTCTCCGCTCGTTCGTTTCGCCGGTTTCTTCACTGCAGCCCAAATGCTCAGCCAGGGAAATCCACCAGCCTATTTATGTGAGCGACGGGAAAGCTCCATGACGTAGCTGCCCATATATGGACAGACAAAGCCGAGCCGAAGCCGCGACGTCACaatggaagctcctcacaatggaACGTTTAGAAAGCAGGAAGCTGGGTAGCTGTAGCCGCTCGAAGCAGGGCGGCCCAGACCAACACCTCCGCGCAGAACGCCGCGCGCGGAAGGCTGGATCACCGGCGGCGGCTTCTCTCGGGCCACTCTCCAGCGGCCGCTTTCCCGAGTTCGGCTTCAAAAGCATCCCTGGGCGACAAACCGACGGCCTATTGCCCGCTTCTCCCAGCGCAGCACTGGAGGACGCCGGATGCCTCACGCGCGTTCCTCGCTGGTCACTGTTTACCTCTAGCTCGGCttggggagagaggaggaggaagcggcAGCAAGCGAGAGACACGCGCGCGCGCGCTTCGTCGTGGGCATTCGGCGCGACGCCCCTTTGCTAAGCCTGCGTTGCCTCTTTGGGCATTTGATCCGCGGCCACGCACCTAACGCTGGGCCCGAGCTGCTGGTCCAACGGGGCACTTGCGCGCTCCCTTATTCAAACGActggagggggaaggaagaggcGTTGAAGAGGGGCGCCGTGGCGGGCTCGCCTCCCGTCGCTTAACAAAGGACGCAACTGCCCCGAGTGGGGTCCCTCCACGCCGGCACAGCAAGAGACCCCGTGGATGGCCGTGCTGTCCCCAAGACTCTGGAGCGGCTCAGGAAGTTCTGTTATAAACAACCGACCAAGATCGTGCTGAgctatttattaaagaaaatatgtttctttCCGGAGGGGGGAGCCGTTACGATAAACGAAAATGTTGGTTAAACCATCGCTCAGTATTTATATCTGTACTTCATTTTCTTACAAGTATACAGGGTAGTCTCAAGAAGCCCCGCCCGGAGCACTTAATccttacaacaaccctgtgaggtagattgacGGGGACAGTTTAGTTCATCTACCCCATTATAAACTCTTATGATAAATTAACAAACATGCCACAATAACATTGTAAAGCCTCAAGACGCTTTGCTATCATTACGCATCACTACGCATTAGCCTACCTTTGCTCCAGGAAGCTCAGGATGGGCCTAAAGGGGCTTTTCCATATTATCagcacaacaaccctgcgaggtgagtaaGGCAAAGAGAACTAACTGGCTCAAGTGGCCAGAGACCTTCACAGCATAGTTAGGATCGGAACTCGAGTCGCTCCCAAGCAGTCCACTACAGCCCGCTAGCAAACGGAAGTGGCGAAGAAACAGACCCGCTGGCAAACATCCGAGATCCCTCCAGGTTCTCCGCCCGTCCCAGATATTCGCAGGGAGTCCTAACGCTCCCAACTGCAAACATTTTGGGAAGAGGGCAGGTAAGCCCGGCCTCGCCTGGGATTACCACAACAGGGTCAGCCCCTGTAGCCCGTATTTTCGTGGGAGTTCGCAGGTAGCACGAGGGGCTGTGGCAGACGCGGGGACTACGGTCGTCTCTAATACTGcaatcctcccccctcccccctccgcaaatattttcttctcttaaaTTCAGGCGCGGCAAATATAGGACTTGGAACCATTTCAGATAGGGAACCCTCGCCTGTGATTTTCACCCTCCCCCCTCCGGTTTTTAAGTTTGGCACTTGCGAGGCGTCAGTAATTAGGCGGTTTCGTGCTAAGTGTGCCAACTGATGCTATCTTTAAATAAAGCCCTCCGAGGTATGCAGCAAATGTATGGAAAAATTATATGTTGCAACAGCTCCGCTTACCCAACTCCTGTACGGCCAGCCCTGCAAACGGAGTGAAAGGCACGCTGGAAGGAAGCCTGCGTTTGAAGAGGGGGGGGGGCGAAGGGGGCGAGGAGCCTACGGCAGTCGGGGGCGAAGAAGTCTCCCGAATCTTCCGTGAGGTCCGGATTCACCCCCTTCCCCCCTGCCCGCTCCAGGTGCGTGTAAGAGGTCTTCAGGTCTCGGGCGTCGATACCTATTGTGCATGGCGCTGCGTTTGTTTATTGCAGATACATACGTGCGAGGTGTAGTTTATGGCCGAGAGCTTACTATCGTCTCTTTCCAGTGGAGCCCGACTCTCAGGGACTACATGAATACTTCATGCAGTTCTCTTAGCAACGACTTCGGGAcagaagttttttatttttttaatttcccaaacTTGGGAGTTCCtactggtctcccatccaagtcacAGCCACGTCCAACCTTGGTTACTTTCCCGGCATCCCTCAAGGTCGGCTGAATCCCTTTAGTCGGGCGTAAGTCCCAATGGGTACGGCGCACCTAGCTCCAAATCAACCCATAGGCGCCGCGCCGCAACCTCGGACCGCCTTCCGAGGCCCGCTGATTTGGGGGGGACAGGGGCGTTTCATGTGGACTTTACGGGACTATCTATAGAGCCGCACTATGCATTCGGAGAATGGATAGGCTCCCTCTCTGCGCCATCCTTAGAGGGCAACCTGTTCTTAAAGAAGGTTGCCTCGGAGAAAATCACTTTTAAGGAAGGTATGTGGGGGAGGGCACCTGCGGGTATATTATAAACGTTGCTTTAGTTTTTAGGAAGCGCTGGAAACAGAACGCGACAAACGCAGGTGTTATGTCTTGGTGTTGCAAAAGGGGTTTTGAATGCTGAAGTTTGCGGTGAAGTCTGCCTCTCCCCCGCCCCATCAGAAAAGACATCACTGAGGGGGGGGGCGAAAGGGGAGAAAGGGAGATTAACTCCCCCCTCCGCCCGCACTCGGCGGGCGAATTGGAAGGGATTCCGTGCTATCACCCCGGGGTCCGAGGCGGGCAGCTGGTGGGCGAAAACTTCCGAAGCTCGGCTCTTCTCCGAGATGGCCTTTTTtcctaagggggggggggaagagataaAAGCCGCTCCGCCCCCTCCAAATGGATGCTAAGAGACTCTCTCTGCCTTCACAAAGGGATCTGGGGAGAAGCGGCATGCGAGGGGGGAGGGGACGCTCGGAGAAGTTCAGCTTTGATCTGACCGCGAGTTCAACCGGCTGAACCCCCCCGGGGGACGGAGGGAGGGGGCGGAGGGGAGCGAGCGGGGCTTCCGGGCTGGCGCTGAGCGGCCCTCCCAACGGGAGCAGCGCTTAGGAGGCGACGCTCCTGGAATGGGAAGTTCGAGGCCTGAGCAGGACCGAGcgcggggagggaggagggagagaggtgCAGAAGGGGACGGAGAGAAAGAACGTGCCCCACCCGCCCCCGAGCGGAGATGCTCTAAAGAGCCGAGACCAAGCGAAGCCTCTTCGGGGGTGCAGCCGGGTGCCTGGAGGTGGGCAGAGCTGCCGGGGGGAGTCGGCTAGCGGGGGCGCATCGCGGGGGCGGCCCGCCAGGGAGCCCTGAGCTTCCTTCGCCCGCTGCTGCCGCGGGCTCGGTTGGGCCGGCCGCCGAGGGGAAGCGCCATACAAGGCAAGGATCCGGCCCCGCCTTCGATTCCTTATTTGGCGGCGGGTTCCGGCTCCCGGGtggcattttttcccctccccaaccAACCCTCGGTCTGCTGCaagtggaaagagaaagagagacggAGCGGAACCGGCGGCCTTTCAAGGCGCCGCCTGCTCCGGGGAGGGGAGAACAGCCGGCCGGGAGACGGcggggaaggagggagcgcaggAGCCCCGCAGGGCTCAGCCAAGGCGTGGGCAACACACCCGCGTGGAAAGGCTCCCGAGTTCCGCCCCGCAGCCAGATTTTGTTGCAAGCAAGGAATCAAGTCTGgttctctccccacctcccctcCACCGCGGCAGCTCCAAGCAGCCGGGAGAACTGCGGAGGGAAATTGACGCCCCCTCGCCTTCCAACCGCGTGCCCCCGTATTTCCCTTCTCGGCGCGTATTACCTGATTGCAATCACACGCGTGTGCGGGCGCGAAACTTAAAACGCTGGAAAGCCAGACGGCGGCAAATTCGGCAGGGCACCGCCTGCAAATGCACGCCCCCCCCCACTTCGTTAAGGCAGGAGACCAGACTatcaccccccccccttcaagAAGCGTGTTTATAGTTCAAGAGCACCCAAACAGAGCTTGGCTGGTGTTCTTTACTGGTGTGGCAATAAAGAAAGGGAGAGGGGAGTCCCCAGGGCCAGTGGAGAAAGTAACGATCAGTTCTGATAGATACATAAGAAGACAAATCATACTGTAAACATTGCAACATTTGTTATACAAGAAATAGGCCAAAACACTCACTTGTTTCTTAATTACTATGACTTTATAACGTATTGCTCATTATACAGCAGTTATCAAAAGCATCATAAAATCTTAAGTTCACTTATTAGTCAAGTATGATTGCTT
This genomic interval from Candoia aspera isolate rCanAsp1 chromosome 9, rCanAsp1.hap2, whole genome shotgun sequence contains the following:
- the EGR3 gene encoding early growth response protein 3, translated to MTGKLVEKLPGTMNTLMNQLPDNLYPEEIPNSLNLFSGNGEAAVAHYNNQMATDNVMDIGLASDKPGQDLSSYSGSFQPAPGGNKTVTYLGKFAFDSPSNWCQDNIISLMSAGILGVPPPSSSAQASTGSMVQAQSQAEVDGMYPALPPYSTCGDLYPGDPVPFHDPQGNAAGLAYPAQDYQGAKPTSSLDGNLFPMIPDYNLYHGHPNDLGSLPEHKPFQNLDPIRVNPPPITPLETIKAFKDKQIHPGFGSLQQQPPLTLKPIRPRKYPNRPSKTPLHERPHACPAEGCDRRFSRSDELTRHLRIHTGHKPFQCRICMRSFSRSDHLTTHIRTHTGEKPFACEFCGRKFARSDERKRHAKIHLKQKEKKADKGSSSSAAAGLGGPAGSPAVSALAPAVTTCA